Genomic segment of Paenibacillus sp. FSL R5-0912:
ACGGCAAAAGTCATGCTGAGTCCGGTCCATTCCTTCCATAGCTCGCCCAGATCCGTTACGTAATATCCCTGATCCTGCCAGGATGCACGGATGGCATGATCCCCGATCAGCAGGCAGGCATCTGCCTGCTCCATCATTTCGTTCAGATCAGGAGGGACACTGATGTACTCAGGGGTGGCAACTATAGCTTTGTCCATCAGAATTTTCAGCAGATTGACAGAAGTGGCCGATGTATTCGTTACGGCGATCCTGCCGCTGCCGATAGACTGCACCGGCATTCTTGAGAAGAGCAGGATCGATTTGACCGGCCCGTCAGCACTGACAGACAGATCCGGAAGCAGCAGAAGCCGGTCGCTGGCCGCTGCGTACGCGAAGGAGGATAATGCGCCTACATGAATGCTCCCGGCAGCCATGCCTTGATTGAGAATGGCGGGTACTTCACTCACCATCTCTGCCGGGAAGCTTAGAGAAGAAGGATGGAAATTATGAAATACCGGCCATGAGTTGGTGTAACTGATTTTACCGATAACGGTGTGCTCTGGATGTGTCATCCTTCATTCCCCCCATCTGCGAAATAAAGTATGTTCAATATTAAAGCTGTCCAGCACTTTGCCTACCATGAAATTAATCAGATCATCGATTGTTACAGGTCCAAAATAAAACGCTGGCATCGCCGGGATAAGCTTGACTCCCATCCGGGACAGCTTCAGCATATTCTCCAGGTGAATCGCGTGCAGCGGTGTCTCCCGGGGAACAAGCACCAAAGGGCGCCCTTCCTTCAGCATGACATCCGCAGCCCGCGTCATCAGATTGTCGGAACTGCCCTGCGCTACAGCAGACAGTGTTCCCATCGAGCAAGGCATAATGATCATCCCTTCCGTCCGGAAGGAACCGCTGGCAATTGAAGCACCAATATCTGCGATAGGGTGATACAGAAGAGAACCGGGATAGCTGCTGAACCGCCCGTCCAGAAACCCTTCCCGGTCTGAGGCCGTGAAGCCTAATTCTTCTTTGAAGACGCGCCAGCCTGCATTGCTAACCACCAGATGCACCGTGTAACCGAGCGAGAGCAGGGTTTCTGTCAGCCGGATGCCGTAGATCCCGCCGCTCGCGCCGGTAATGCCAACCACGAAATTTTTAGGCTTACGCTCGTTCATTTGTAGAACTGCACCACCAGGTCAATCAGAGTAAAGGAAAAGACTACAATACTAAGCACCCCGTTCATTGTGAAAAACGCCGTCTGCAGTTTACTGAGGTCGCTTGGGGATACGATATAATGCTCATAGAATAAAATAATGTAGGCAATCAGCATACCTGCCACATACCACCAGCTCAATTCAGTAATAAAGAGCAGCGATACAAATCCGATTCCCGTAAGCAGATGAAACACCTTGGCAATAAGGAGCGCACGGGCAACTCCGAAGCGGACAGGAATAGAGTACAGCCCTTCCTTAAGATCAAATTCCACATCCTGGCAGGAATAAATAATATCAAAACCCGCTGTCCAAAAAACGATAGTGAAATAGAATACCATGGAGGTCCAATCTACAGTGCCCGTAACCGCAACCCAGCCCCCCAGCGGCGCAAGTGCGATGGTAAGACCGAGAATCAGGTGGCAAGCCCAGGTAAAGCGTTTCGTGAACGAATAGAACACCAGCAGGAAAACAGCAATCGGCAGCAGCTTCGCTGACAGCGGATTCAGCTTAAACGCAGCCCAGAACAGCAAAAAGAACGAGAAGGCGATAAATAGCGATACTTCTCCAACCT
This window contains:
- a CDS encoding UbiX family flavin prenyltransferase, whose product is MNERKPKNFVVGITGASGGIYGIRLTETLLSLGYTVHLVVSNAGWRVFKEELGFTASDREGFLDGRFSSYPGSLLYHPIADIGASIASGSFRTEGMIIMPCSMGTLSAVAQGSSDNLMTRAADVMLKEGRPLVLVPRETPLHAIHLENMLKLSRMGVKLIPAMPAFYFGPVTIDDLINFMVGKVLDSFNIEHTLFRRWGE
- a CDS encoding menaquinone biosynthetic enzyme MqnA/MqnD family protein, whose translation is MTHPEHTVIGKISYTNSWPVFHNFHPSSLSFPAEMVSEVPAILNQGMAAGSIHVGALSSFAYAAASDRLLLLPDLSVSADGPVKSILLFSRMPVQSIGSGRIAVTNTSATSVNLLKILMDKAIVATPEYISVPPDLNEMMEQADACLLIGDHAIRASWQDQGYYVTDLGELWKEWTGLSMTFAVWAVNRGAALRNPEAIAEIAEAFAVSKRRGLRDLGPITHEACCTIGGTASYWNDYFRNLCYDFGERQQEGLNLYFRYAYEMGLLPQEVKMELWSHNLLTRVKE
- a CDS encoding UbiA-like polyprenyltransferase gives rise to the protein MFKKIGIFLQMIKFEHTVFALPFAFMGALLGSVVMFGELPSWSQIGWVVIAMFGARSAAMGLNRLIDRISDAKNPRTAGRAIPAGLLKVGEVSLFIAFSFFLLFWAAFKLNPLSAKLLPIAVFLLVFYSFTKRFTWACHLILGLTIALAPLGGWVAVTGTVDWTSMVFYFTIVFWTAGFDIIYSCQDVEFDLKEGLYSIPVRFGVARALLIAKVFHLLTGIGFVSLLFITELSWWYVAGMLIAYIILFYEHYIVSPSDLSKLQTAFFTMNGVLSIVVFSFTLIDLVVQFYK